The proteins below are encoded in one region of Paenacidovorax monticola:
- a CDS encoding MOSC domain-containing protein, with protein sequence MSAPTAPLLLGRVQAVLRGRAVPCTRPDGRPGGLSAIAKQPLRESVAIGTLGLAGDEQGDPRLHGGPDKAVHHYALEHYADWRGELGALPVLDAPGAFGENLASTGVTEATLCWGDRVRIGTALLEVSQSRQPCWKLNTRFGVRDMALRLQRSGRTGWYYRVLEPGHVQAGDAIELMARPHAAWPLARVIGVLYHRTLDTALLRELAALPLPPSWQRLVQGRLERGAVEDWRPRTEG encoded by the coding sequence ATGAGTGCGCCCACCGCGCCCCTCCTTCTGGGCCGGGTGCAGGCCGTGCTGCGCGGCCGGGCCGTGCCCTGTACGCGGCCCGATGGCCGCCCCGGCGGGCTCAGCGCCATCGCCAAGCAGCCCCTGCGCGAAAGCGTCGCCATCGGCACGCTGGGCCTCGCGGGCGACGAGCAGGGCGACCCGCGCCTGCACGGCGGCCCCGACAAGGCCGTGCACCACTACGCGCTCGAACACTATGCGGACTGGCGCGGCGAACTGGGCGCGCTGCCCGTGCTCGACGCGCCCGGCGCCTTCGGCGAGAACCTCGCAAGCACGGGCGTCACCGAGGCCACGCTGTGCTGGGGCGACCGCGTGCGCATCGGCACGGCGCTGCTCGAGGTGTCGCAGAGCCGCCAGCCCTGCTGGAAGCTCAACACCCGCTTCGGCGTGCGCGACATGGCACTGCGGCTGCAGCGCAGCGGCCGCACGGGCTGGTACTACCGCGTGCTCGAACCCGGCCACGTGCAGGCGGGCGACGCGATCGAGCTCATGGCGCGGCCGCACGCCGCATGGCCGCTCGCGCGCGTGATCGGCGTGCTCTACCACCGTACGCTCGACACGGCGCTGCTGCGCGAGCTGGCCGCGCTGCCGCTGCCGCCCTCATGGCAGCGGCTCGTGCAGGGGCGGCTCGAACGCGGCGCCGTGGAGGACTGGCGCCCGCGCACCGAGGGTTGA